The Sorangiineae bacterium MSr11954 DNA segment GCCAGCGGGACAGCGGCGAGGGTTTCGGTGCGCCTTGTGCGTTGCAGAAAGGGCACCAGCGTACCGCACGCAAGGGCGGTGATGATGGCTCGCTTGACCCGACCGACTCCCTCGCGGTCAGCGCGCTCCAACCACGGAGCCAGTCTTCGTGCAGCTTCGATCAGGTCGGGCGAATACCGATTGCAAAGCGTCTCCCAGAGCTCGGGCCATGGTGAGCCGAATTGTGCCACCAACTCGTGAGCGACCTGGCGCAGAGCTTGTGGCTTGCGCGATAGTGGCAGTAACAAATGCCGATAGTCGATACTTCGGCCACCGAAGGCCACGCGAGGATGGCAGATGGTCTCGTCGCCTTTGGCGAAGGTGACGGTGTCGATGCCTAGGAATAGGTCGACCATCTGACCGCACCACCGACTGGGCACCGAGTAGTGAGCGCCCGCGACGAGGTAGCTGGCGTGGTGGCGAAGCTGCACGGTGCGCACCTGGCGGCCGTCAAAAGGCGCTGGGAGAGGCCGCAGCGCGCTGCGCTCGCGGGCCCAGGCCTCGACGTACATCGGATTGCGCGAATGCTGAGCATCGAGGCGTGCTTGCAAAGCCGTGGTCATGGCGGCAAGTGATTCACCGCGCGGAATGGGCACCAAATGCTGGCGACGTACGTGTCCTCCGCGGCGCTCGACTCCTCCCTTGTCGTGGCCTTCGCCGGGGCGGCAAAAACGTGGCTCGAAGGCGTAGTGGGCGCAAAGCGCGGCAAATCGGGGCCGAAGCAGCCGTGGCGCCCCAACGAGGATCTTGGCCACGGCAGCGCTCAAGTTGTCATAGGCCACGGCGGCCACCACCCCCGCGAAGTAGGTAAACGCCGCAACGTGAGCCGCTAAGAACCAAGTGGCGTCTTGTTGCGCGCAGAGCATGGCGAAGTCGCGCCCTGAGTGCATCAAGCGCATCACGAACATCCACGCCTTCTGGCGAATCCCCGAGGGCTCGACCCACACCTCGAAAAAATCCACCTGTGCGAGCTCGCCCGGCGTGTACACCAGGGGAACAGTCACCTCACGCTCACCGCTCCGGAATTCGGCCACCAATCGCCGCACGGTGCGCTCGCTCGCCGTGTGCCCGTTTTCACGCAATAGCTCCCACAGCCGCTTGGCCGTCAGCCGCTGTTTGCCCGCCGTAAAGGATCGGCGCGCTCGCCAGATAGCCGCGGCCGCCGTGGCCACCTCGTCGCGCACCGGGCTTGGTCGGACCTGTTTTTCTGGCCTTGGAACCGGAATCTTGTTGGCCCTCACGTATCGCCGAATCGTGTTTCGCGACAATCCGAGCTCCCGCGCCACTTCTCGAATCGGAACCCCTTCGCTCGCCACCTTGTGTCGAATCACTGCCACCACGTCCATCGGCACCATCCCCGGACGACGACTCCATCGCCCGCTCGCCTGTCCACCCCTTTCAGGGGTGGGTCAATTTTCCCTGGCCGAAACTGCTCCCCCCCGCGCTTCGCTCCGCCGGGTGGGTCAATTTCTGGTGGCCGTCGTGGGTCAATTTAACGTGGCCGCGTACACAACGTCGTCTGCTGGAGCAACGATGTGCAGAGCGTGAAAATCGAGATGGCTCAGCCAGGCCAATACTGGAATATGGTCACCATCTACGCCTTCCAGGGCATGACGCTCCAGCAGGCCGTGGATCTCGTCGCGGCCCGCGTCAACGCCGAGATCGCCGCTTTCCAGCTCGTCGCACGCACCGTCGAACCGGCGGCCAGCTCGCAACTGCGCGGCTTCATCGATGGCCTGCGGTACTGGATGCACGGATATCAGGACTGGGTCGACTACGACACGCGACGGTACTCCGACGAGTTCATCGCACGGGACGCTGACGACACCGCGATCCAACTCGAAACGTCAGCTCCTACCGGGCAGCCATGATCCTCGGCGTGGGTGGGGGCCCGCTCTTAGACGAATCCATCCGATGTCTCTTCCCGTCGAGCCCGCTGCCGTCCTGCGACCCCGACAAACTATTTTACGGCTTCATGCGGTCCACGAATCGAATGAAGCTCCGCATTCGGATCGAAAAGCTTTGTCTATTAACCGGATGCGGCGGCTGCTGGCGACGCTTTCGCTCGCCAGCTTTCGGTACACCGAACGAAGTGCGGCCGAGCGATGTCGCCATCCTGATTCGCTGGTGTGTCGACGATGGGGCGCCGTCGATAGAGGTCGACTACAAGGGAAACCCGAGCTAGCGCTTTGGTCGGATTTCTCACTCGGTCGATGCCAACCAAGCGTGCCGACTGGGATCAAGGATCGAGAGCAGGCAGTGCTCGCCGAGCTAGGCATAACCTGTAATCCTCGTCCCCCAAAAATCCGATTACGACCATTGGGACCCCTTGATGCGCACGAGGTCTGCCAGCTGGTGCGCATGCGGCTCATGCCCTTCGCTGATGAGCTCATGGAAGAAGTAGTGCTCCTCTCGTGAGGAGGTGGCGGCCGACAGAAAGGCCCGCGCTTCCGCCATCAGCTCCTCGGTCAGCAACTCCGCGGACCACATGGCGCGCAGCAGGCGCATCGCGCGACCTGCTTGCATCGGCTCCGCCCACAGGTAGGTGATCAGCTCGGCCCATAGTTGCTGCATTTCGGGACGTTGCAGCACACTGCGATGGGCTGCGCGGGCACCGGCCGGAGATCCCGCGCGACCGGGCACTTCGCGCTCGCCGCGGCCCTCATTGGGTTCCTTCCCCATCACGCGCGCGAGCATTTCGTTCCGGGCGTCCTCCGCGGGACGAACACGTCCACCGGGGGTATCTTCCGCATAGAGCCTTTGCAGCTTTCTCGCCACCAGGCGTGCACGGCCCTGCGAAGATGGCAACCAGTGGTCGAGCACCTCTGGGAAGCTGGGCAGCGCGCGCAACCAGCGTTGCCAGTGACCGTGTAGCTGATCGAGGAGCCTGCGGCCGTCATCCTCCTCGAGTGACATCCCCTTGGCCACCAGCTTGTCGAGGCGAGCGATCTCGCCCTGCACCTCGAACGCAAACTCTGGGCTGGGCCTTGGATCATCGAAGAAGAGGACCTCGCGCCACAGACGCTGCATCTCCGGTAGCGCGGCGACGTTCGAAGGGACGTCGATGAACAGCTTTTCGAGCCTGCCGAGCAGCTCCTGACTCTCCTCGTAGGGATCATCGAGCTGCGGCAGCTGCTCGATCCACTGCCGCAGACGCTCATGCAGCAGATCGACGAGCTTGCGCCCCTCGCCATGCTCGAGGGGCAGCCCCGTTTTCTCGAGCTCGTCGAGGGCCTCGAGCACGTGGGGAAAGTTGAAGGCGAACTCCCGTTTCAGGTCGAGCGTCTCGGCGCGATAGATGCACGCCGGAAGCGCCACTTTGGCCCTCTGTGCGGGCTCGAGCTTGAATTTATTGGCAACGAAGTGCGCCAGTCGGGGAGGAAGGTCAGGGTGCGCGACCGCGGCCTCGATGAACGCTCGCTCCACCTGCTTCTGCAGGTCCGAGCGCAAGAGCAAGCTTGCGAGCTGAAGGTGGCAACGCGGTACCAGGCCGCGACTCCGGCAGCGTTGCACGCCCTCCAGCAGATCGGTCTCCGCCTTCCATTGGCGCGCCTGCCCAAGCTCGCGCACGAAGTCGGGCAATTGCTCGAGCGATGCGAAGGACTTCTTCCCGCTCTCGAGCCGCACCAGCGCCTCCAGCACAGTCTCGCGATCGAAGCGCTCGACGAGCGCGCGCACGGCGGTCGTCGCCGACGGTACTTTGCCGCGCTCGGCACGCTCGAGGAGAAGCTCACGCAAGGACGCATCGGGCGCGCGTTTTCGTAGCGCGATCAACACGCGATCCGCTGGCCCAGGCAAGGAGCGTCTGCGCAAGTCGAGCCGATCGAGCGCCTCCAGTGCCACCAGCGCCTCGTCGCCGGCCACGACCGGGGGTGCAGGACGCATCATGCGGCCCCCTGTGGGAGGGCGCGTCTTCTTCCGCCCCTCCGCTATCCATGCGGCATGTCGCCCGTCGAGCATCTGCACGACCATGTCGAAGTGCTCCCAGGAGCCCTCGCGGATGGCCTCATCGTCGAGCGTATCGCCGTAGTCCTCGAGGTACAGGTCGTAGTAAGCGCGCGCGAACGCGTTGCCGAGATCATTGAGGTGGATCGTCGCCAGCTTGTGGTCATCGAGTAGCCGCCCGGAACGAAGCTCCCGCGCCCGCTCCTTCACTCGGTCGGCGAGTTGCCGTGCCGCTTCGTTCCACTCGCTCGCAGCGAGGTTCCGCAGCAGCGCCCAGGCGAAGAAGAGCCCGATGTGCTCTCCCCCATTGACGCTGTCGTAGTAATCTTGGTCGTCGTAGATCCGCGGGCGGCGAGCCGTCATGTCGAGAATCCTTTCGAAGAACCTCATGGATCGAGCGTTTCAGCAGCTTGGCGGCCATGTGCGCTTCGTGAAAACGAAATAGCTTGAAATGAGGCATCAACGAAAATCATGTACGCTCGCGTGAGCGCGCACGTTGTCTTGCATATATTGTCATATAACACATCATGCGCTGGTTTAAGTTCGAGTCGCATGGCGTTCGAGATGGTCGAAGATCATCGAGTAGACGTCGCGCGCCACGTGATTCCCGACGAGGCAATCGAGGTGCCCGTAATCGGCGAGCGCCGTGCGCTCGTAGAGCGCCGGATCGCCCGGAGATCATCGTCGTCGACGAGGAAAGCTCGTCCAGCAGCAGCAGCAGCGAGGAAATTGTTATTATCGAGGAATAGTAACTCCGTACCATAAACAGACTACGACGACCTGCGCGGGACTGACGCTCGCGGCGCCGGGTCAGGTCGCGGTCTTCGCGGTGCGCTGATGCGGTCATGAGGCTGCAACGGCGGATTTACCAGTTGTTTTACAACTCCACGGGCATCATCCTTCCAGAGGCCGTTCAAGGATTGCAGCAGATCGAGCCCACCAACTATGCGAGCTTCTTTCCGCAGGAGCGGGAAAACCACGGTGCTCGCCTCGCGCTCGACCCGAAGCCCGGACTTGACGGGAGGCTCCGAGGCCAACCTGTCTCGTCCTTCTGGGAAGCTTGCGGAATCGCCCGCTCGAGGTCGGAAAATCTCATGGTCTCTTTCCCAGAGAGATGGGCAAGGATAGGCATCTTCCAGCGCCCGTCGATGCAGCGGAGCGCGTCGGTCAACCGTGAGGCGCAGACGACGCGGTCGCTCACGTCCCGCGGCGTTTTCTCTCTTGTTTCCATGCTTACCTTTTTGTGGGTGCACCACTTAAAAGTGCGTACTTCTATCTTCGTGGCAGAGGGCTACAGTCGTTGGGCCGCGTTCTGCAGCGGCCTGGAGAGGACCATGAGATCCATACTGACGATATTGCCATTGTGCGCCTTGATCGGATGTGCGTCGATCGGGCCACGCGCGATTGCCCAGCCTACGAAGAGCAGCTTCATCAAGACCTCCGATGGCATCCATATCCATTACATCGAGGCTGGGGAAGGCAGGCCGATTGTCTTCATTCCGGGATGGAGGATGCCGGGCTGAATCTGGCAGAAGCAAATCGACGGGCTGTCGAAGCAGTACAGGGTGATTGCGGTCGACCCGCGATCGCAAGGCGAGAGCGGCAAAACGACCTATGGACATCTGCCCGAGTCTCGCGCCCGGGACTACAAACAGCTCGTGGATCGACTCGGGTTGGAGCAGCCGGTGCTGATCGGTTGGTCGATGGGATGTGGTGAGCTCCTGAGCTATGTCGAGCAATTTGGGGAAGACGGAGTCGGCGGTTTGGTGCTGGTGGACGGATTGATTCCGGCCCAAAGTCCAGCGATCGTTTCGGTTCTGGAAGGATGGGCGACCCTGCTTCAACAGGATCGCCGGAAAGAAGCCGACATCTTTGTGCGAAGTATGTACAAGACACCGAAGCCGGAAGAATACCTACAAAGGGTTATCCGTGCAACCATGGAGGTCCCGACGGACACGGCGGTCACGCTGATTCACAACATGGACGCGGTCTCGGATTTCACCAAGGCTTTCGCCCGGATCCATCGCCCGATGCTCTATGTTTATGAGCCAGCGCTGCAGCCGAGCGCGGACTACATGAAGGCAAAGCTTGGCGACAAGGTTCGGTTGGTGCGGTTCGATGGAGAAGGACACGCGCTGTTCGTCGATGATCCGATAAAGTTCAATCGCGTGGTGTACGAGTTCGTAGAGAGCTTGCCGAAGTAGATCCCGCGCTCGCTGATGGGGAAGGAATTCTCTATCGAACGCCGTTCTATACGAACATCGATCACGGCGTGCCCCTCCCGTCAGAATGTCGCATGCGACTGACGGACTCCGCGCCGAACATTCCCGAAATCGTCGAATGCAGCATCCCAGCGGCGCTTCAGGCGGGCGAGGAGCGAACCTTGGGGATCCCGTTGACATTGGTTCCGCGGGGGACCACGGGGATGCAAATCGGGTTTGGCCTCGCTGCCGGTACACAGGGAGGCGCTGACATTGATCCCATTATGGCGGACAATGCTCGTACGACCATTTGCTCATGCTGACTGGTCCCCACGCTGGATCCCTCGGGCCCGACACCCCGGCTGCCAGCCTGGGTGGGCAGCCTGCCCGATTGGGTACGCCTCCGCCGCCACCGCCTGCCAATGCCGTCGACTTGGCGGTCGCCAGCGACAGCGTGGCGGTCAGCCCAGGCACAACCCATACGTTCAGTTTTCGCGTGACCAATCGCGGCAATCTCACGACGCGCTCGCCCGCTCGATTGATGGTCGCTCCGCCATTTTACTTCAATATCAATCGCGAGGAACTTCCCGCCGCATGCAAGGTGGCGGTGAGCAACCCGGAGCCAAACATTCCGGAGGTGGCCGAGTGCAGCATCCCCGCCGGCATTGCACCCGGGGAGCAGCGCACCATCGATTTACCGCTCGACGTGCTCGCCGACGGCCCCTCCGGGCTCAGCACCGCGCGGGTGTTCGTCGGCACGGGCGAAGACGACGTTGAAGCTTATCTTGGCGACAGAGCATCGGCTCACCATACCAATTACACTGGAGCCTGGTCCCGCAGGGATGCTCACGGGGAATGTGAGCGTCGTGCCCGATCCTCACTCGAACGAGGTGGATTCAGAGGTCCACTACGAAGATAATTTGCATCTCTCCTCCGCGGTCGCAAAGCGAAATTGATCGGGATTGCTCGCGTCTCGATCAATGCGTAAAAGGGGCCGCGGCGGTAGTCGTTCGTCGCTTGTGCACGCCTTTCACGGCGAACCACGGGGCTGCGGCAGAGGGGACACCCTCGGGGAGAGGCGCTCGTGGGCCGTTATCGGCATTCGTATCGGAGGTCGCGCGGGTCTCAGCGTCCGGTGACGGCAGTGGGAGAGCTGGCCAAGGGTGGGGGAGGCCGCCCAGGCCAGACGAAACTGGGTGTGGAAGGCGGGAGGCGCATCGTTGCGTGGTGCGGGGTGGACGAACGCCGGCGTCGCGGGCGGTGGAACGTGGTCGCGGCACGGCCGCATGCGCCATGACGCACATCCTTCATCCTCTCCAGCCGAAGGTCCGCTGGGAGCGACGAGCTCCCGCTGCATGGCCTCCGCGGAAGGGGGATTGACCCGTCGCCCTCATGGAAGCGCATCCCGGAATCTTTTTTGATTGATCGTCAGATTCATTCTTGACCGCTCACTGAAAGAGCCTCATAAGAACCAAAGATCTGAATGGTAGCCGCGCTCGTCGCGTCTATCCCCTGCACCGAGGAAGAAAGCTCAGCCAACCGGCCGCCCTTCGAACCGCCATGATGACCCGACGCCCCCATCAATCTTCTGACCGCGTGTCGCCCAAGGCGACGTGGCAGGGGTGCGCCTATCGCATCGTGCGGCCACTCGAAGGCAAAAATAGCCAGATTGGCCTCCAGGATCGCGCCGCGATCCTGTTTGCGAACCCGGAGGTCGATCCCTAGGCGGAATTCCAGAGTCGTGTCCGCGCACTCTTGGAAGGCCGCCTAGGGAAACCTAGGCGGCCTTCGGCGTTTGTACCCTACGCAAGCAGGGGGAGAGCCGGTGAGATTACCGTGCCCAACGCCGAACCGAAGGCTCAGAGAGGCCATGCCGCTTGCCCGCCCGCCGTGCCGGTGGCGGGCAGCAGCCAAGGGTGCGTCGATCCGCTTCTAGCAGAATCCGAGGGGTGACCCCCCTCGCCGAGCCACACCCCGCAGAGGAGAACAAACGCATAATCAAACGATGTAGTTGTTCATGAATCAATCGATATACACACGCTTCAAATCGACAAATCCGTCCTTCGATCGCACGAAGATGACGGGAGACGTGCGCCCAGTTTGCGGGCGCGTGTCGGGTCTCGCGAAGCGCGAGCAGTAGCTCGAAGCAGGACGTTCTCCGCGCAACCTGAAGGCCGCCGAGGAACGCACCTCGGTGGCCTTCAACTTTTGGAGAATGGAGAGCGCGATGAAACGGAAGCGGCAGCAGAAAATCGGAGGGACGTTATCTCAATGGTAGAGGGCCGGCCTTTCAAACCGAGAGATGAGGGTACACTCCGGCCTTTGGCCTCCGTGGGCCTTCGGCTCGAGTCCCTTGCGTCCCACTTCGTCGTCGCATGCGACGGCGAACCATGGGGCCGTAGCGTAACGGGAGCGCACCCGGCCCTTACCCGGTGAAGCTTCGCGAATATGGAGTCACGCCCGACACCTAAGAGGATTCTGGCGAGACATATCTATGAATAGTATCGTGGAGCGCGGCCGAGGAATCTTCTATGAATTTTATGCATTTTAGTGTAGGTGAGAAATAGCGGACCTCTCGGTTTCAGATAGCGAGGTGCACTCCGGCATTCGGTCTCCGTGGACCTTCGGCTCGAATCCCT contains these protein-coding regions:
- the istA gene encoding IS21 family transposase, whose translation is MVPMDVVAVIRHKVASEGVPIREVARELGLSRNTIRRYVRANKIPVPRPEKQVRPSPVRDEVATAAAAIWRARRSFTAGKQRLTAKRLWELLRENGHTASERTVRRLVAEFRSGEREVTVPLVYTPGELAQVDFFEVWVEPSGIRQKAWMFVMRLMHSGRDFAMLCAQQDATWFLAAHVAAFTYFAGVVAAVAYDNLSAAVAKILVGAPRLLRPRFAALCAHYAFEPRFCRPGEGHDKGGVERRGGHVRRQHLVPIPRGESLAAMTTALQARLDAQHSRNPMYVEAWARERSALRPLPAPFDGRQVRTVQLRHHASYLVAGAHYSVPSRWCGQMVDLFLGIDTVTFAKGDETICHPRVAFGGRSIDYRHLLLPLSRKPQALRQVAHELVAQFGSPWPELWETLCNRYSPDLIEAARRLAPWLERADREGVGRVKRAIITALACGTLVPFLQRTRRTETLAAVPLALSEYAVETPDLSRYDVLLERASA
- a CDS encoding alpha/beta hydrolase, yielding MIAVDPRSQGESGKTTYGHLPESRARDYKQLVDRLGLEQPVLIGWSMGCGELLSYVEQFGEDGVGGLVLVDGLIPAQSPAIVSVLEGWATLLQQDRRKEADIFVRSMYKTPKPEEYLQRVIRATMEVPTDTAVTLIHNMDAVSDFTKAFARIHRPMLYVYEPALQPSADYMKAKLGDKVRLVRFDGEGHALFVDDPIKFNRVVYEFVESLPK